The DNA sequence taaataaactgtacaatattttccatacATCGAGGCATGCACATACAATATTGGGAGTACTTATTGTATCATTCACATATCCATTCGGTGTTCACAGTTATCATGGCTGGTATGATTAGTAAATTGATCGATACTGTACATAGTTCCATATGAATATGGACCAGGCCTTTGTATGGATATACTAAATCCTGCACTAGCGCAGAAACGATCCATAGGATTATAAATCAATATAGAAAACGAATACTTGCCATTCGATTATGTTAATTCTTAAAATTCGGTTAAGATGTATTTCGAAGATTGATTAATACAATgtaatagtatttttatattactttaattactttctatttttgtatgacGAAATCGAAACTTTGCATGTAAACATTAAGACATACCGACAAACATTCTGTTAAGCTAGTAAGATGCatgataaatgcataaacgAACGcctagaaaattaatttaattatgataataaGTTTTACAGATCGTGTATTATCTATTATAATGATATATCTTATCTTATACATACTACGCGTAgtttggaatatatttttttataaatgtattgaataattaaaagaaattgattcgatATTTTTGGAAGTAACATATTCGTAGATTATCCACTCAGTTCCATCAATACATgagatgaaaaattgttaaatatgcgttaatcattttttaatgaaattatggaTTAGACTTGTTTCCTCCTCGTGATTCCCCCGTCCAATATGTTCCTAAAAACGCTCTTTGCTACTTTCTTTGACCgacttttgaatatttataacatacaTTGTGCAATAACTTCATTTTAACTAATGATTTACGATGATACACGATAAAGCTATGAAATGTAGCCATGCAActgattttaatacaaaacGCAAGGTGTCTCGAATATCTTGAAACGTAGCAATGCGTGatcaataaaaagaaaaaaaaaacttgcatTTCATAAATCATCGACGAATTGAATCTCTGAATCGAACTTGTCAATAGTTATTCCGACTAAGATTACAATCGACTTAGAAACTAAACTGTAAAACAGTGAAATCTACTTAggcgattaaaaaaaaaaatgaaaaatctttgGTTCTACCAAAACGACGTAAAGATCTAGCTAACGATAAGATACGATCCGGTTATGGGGAGTTGACAATCAAGACACCTGACTAGGAAAAGCGGGATTCAAATGTAGCCGAAAAATTGCTCACGGACAACCTCAGAAGCTAAAGACGGATAAGAAggtaatgaaaacaatttgtcCGCGCGATATGTATCGTTTTCGTTCACGTCGTGAAACACAGTTTCCCTTGATAACGGGGGTACGGGAGGGGGAGGTAAATCACGAGGGTCACCGGACGATTGACATAGCTCCCATGTCATTTGTCGACCATATGgctataataaattattacaaaacaatttcatcAGCGTAATCCCGTCAGCTTTCGACCGAAcggaattttcaatattaccgAGATATCGGGTTAACATCCCCAagatttatacattttataggAATctcgtataatataatataaaatatgaatataaaattattgcatCAACTCTCGATTACTTCAGTTAGCATCAGCGATGATATTGAGACGTGTTTTAATACCTATCGACGCTGATGAGTATGTTAATTAATCCCAACGTTATGTGTggaattacaaatattttggaagatattgaaatatattgttaCCTTGGTTTGGCTCATCCACAGTAATCCCTGTTGTTGTCGATCGATCAGTTCCCTCAATTTCCGGTACCAGGCTTCAGGCGTGGTCAACGTGATCACCGCGCTAAAAATATGGCCCCAAATTTTGTCCAGCTTCTGGCATTGCTCCAAAAGTTTTTTACTGCTCTTGTGTGCCGATCTGTGACAAATGCAACATACttcgtttacaaaaattcaaagatatatatattccCGCATGATTGAACTTACTTAGGAATTCCTGCTCGCATCTCCTTGATAATTTGCTTCGTTTCGGCTTTCAAAAAGATAACTATGGGATAAAACTGCGCGTAATTCAATCGATCTACCGCGTTAGGAGTGATATCCAGTAATGCGTGCTTCCCTCGATCCATCACTTCCCGAATGGCACTCAGTCGGATAATACCGGACGATTTCGTGTTCTTTCCAACACTGTCGTCCAATTGATTTTCCATCtctataaagaaaatagattcttcagaacgtttgaaattaattttaacgcgaATTAAAACTCCTAATCGTAATTTCACTTACGCGGAGACGTGAATTTATCAGGAAAGTCCTTTAAAAGTTTTTCCCTGGCTAGGTCTGCTACTGGTCCGAAAAGAACGACGGGTCTAACGAAGCCTGGATGCCTCAGAATGACTCTTTCGTAGGCAGGAAATTTGCTAACGCTGTCGGAAAACACTACGTCGTCCCAGTGATCCTAACAAGCAGAAATTAACAGTAGTTTTATTACTTCATCCGAGCAAGTTGATCTCGTAATTATTGTTATGTGTTAGTAGTCGCTTATTGTTAACAAAAAGGGACAAAGTGAACGTACTCTTCCAAGAGATTTCGAACGTCTATGGCTGCTTCTCCTTCTCCTAAAAAAGCTACCTCTGCTTTCACTAGCGCTCTGTTCCTTCTTCGTCGCATTGAATTGAGCGGTTGCTAGTTCCTCGGCTCGAGCTTTATTCGGAATAATTCCTTTCTGTACTTCCTGATTGTTTCTGCCGATACGGAAGACTTGCCACGAACCGACAACTCCATTGTGCAGCGTGTCCACTACGTGAAATACGTCTCCGCTGCGGAAACTCATTTCACTTTTCTGCGGTTGCTCGTAATGGAAGTGAGTCCTGGAATGTTTCAGTGAAATCACTTATTAATCTGGCCTACGATTatcaattctttaaaaatgaatttctttaattaaataccgATGCAACTATGAATTAACACGTACTTTATGTGAAAGGAATCACCCTTGCCAGAAGCTACTACTTGATCGTACTCTTGTCGTCGATGCTGAACGATTAAATCGATTTGTTCTTGCAAGCTAAGCAAGAAAAGAACGGCTTCTTCTCTCGTTACCCCTTTCATATCCATATCGTTTATCTGAAGttgttacatatatttaattagtatcagaattcttctttattttaaatgcgATTTAGAACGCTGAGCCTGTACCTTGAGTATTTTATCACCAGGTTGCAAGCCCTGAAGGGATGCCGGACTCCCTGCTTGAACAGCAGTCACGAAAACACCCGTTTCGTTTCCACCGCTTAAGCGAACACCTACCGATCcttctttttgaaatgttataaATCGAGGATCTGGCctggaaaaattcaagtacCCGATAAATGTTAATTCCATATTCTCAATATCTATTCCATTTTATAATGGTTTCTTTTACGAATCGAGCTAACATTAGTCTCCGCCGATACTAGGAATAATTTatgaagaatatttagaatcaTATTTAGTCAAATTAATCTATCAATCTATTACTCGGCTCAATTGGATAGTAATCCAATCTTTAAAGAATCTAACTCACATTGGAAGTTTATTCCGAGATAAATCCTCGTCGTACAGTTGTCTCCTTGTGCTATAATAATCTGGAACAAAGtcgtatatttaatttcaatgtctcctagatatttgaaattacatCAAGTAAGTATAGACAGAAATCGTACCTTCTGGTCTAGGAGGTGGTGGTCTTGGAGGGTCAACGGTAGGTGTCGCGGGGAGATCTAACTGACTAAGAGAGACGTCCATCAAAGGTCCTCTGGTACGGCCTCTAGGAACAAGATTACTCTTGTCCTCGATAGGCTGCCTCGTCGGGGGCGGAACGTACAAATTCTGGCTACTGTAACTCGTCGTTCCAGAGAGATACTCCCCGGTTTCGCTCTTTACTTGCTGTTGAGCGTGACAACAGGAATTATCGCGGGTTACCACAATCGATAATCTGTCTTTGCACTGGTCCATCAATTTCTTGGCTTCCTTCAGACTCATATTATCCGTGGCTACGCTGCCTATTCGGGTCAACACGTCCCCTGGTTTTACTCCCGTGTTCTCGCGAGTTACTTCCTTCACGTAGAGACGACAGCCGAGAACGATTCCGAAATCTGGCAAAGAATTAACAAGTCTCGATGAACCACTGCTACAGTGGATTGGAATTAAAGTTAAACGCGTATTCTAAATATCGATAATGGAAGAACGTGGAGTTTACcatcttttttattgtttctcgTCAGAGTCAGTCGATGACTCTGAAGGGTAGGGTTTCCTAGAATGCCAGAAGAATTCGACGCAGCTCTACGCTTGACGACCAACAGAACCGTTGACCCGGAATCCCTGAGGACACGGATCGCGGCTCCATAATCGGCGCCCTCCAACGATATTCCATTCGCGGATATTATCCGATCGTTCACTCTGAAAAGTGACAATACGTTTAGATGATAACTTTCCAAACGAGGTAACCCTCtccataaaattatttctcagtCGTTAAACTcttatacagtgggtgtattaatgtagaatgtattcgtacaccgatcaatttcccagaaaacttttgtgtgaaattgtagttctcttaacttctttttttataatcaatgatattttacatattctcagaaatCTCTACGAtagatatacagtcagtgtaataagtattcgtacaggaactatttattttaaatgggttgctgtacgaatacttcttacattGACTGTAGTCCAAATAACATTTACTATATAGGAACctatataggaatttattttattctgcaaatattataacatgaactttactttcaatttctgttatattttttgcatattgtttgcattttgtaggttcttgcacattcgaatttcctataaatgcataaagatctgcagtctacttatgacgaaccatttagagtagagtttgtaacgtaaacaattAGCTTATTGCGTcatacgaattagaaaacatcaaatttccagtaaagtacttttacaaaaggctctaatagaggaatggaagaagatcccattttgaataactaataatatagttaatttaatgctgagacaattttacatagtttttttggaaattgatcaatgTACGAATACTATCTATACCCACTGTATGTACTCTTCCACGAAAGTATTCCAACTTTTATACTTGGaacgattaatatttcaattaattaaataccaaACCGAATGAATTgtaacaatatatgtataccaaGGAGGATGACTCAAGATTGCATACATGAGgttatataaacataaatatttgattaactAAACGTTCCAAATGTATAAATCCGAATACTTTTGTGGCTGAACCTTGTTTTCTTACTGTAATTTTCCTTCGGCAGGTCCAGCCTTCAAGACATCAGAAATGGCAATAGCAGGATCGCCATTGGTGAAATGGGGATTGTCCCTGCCACCGGAAACAGCGATCCCGAATCCATAACCAGGAACTCTGGTAACCGTGACATGATGGACCTCCCATCCTCTATCTCCGTTCTGGAAAAAGTGATTgttgcaaatgaaatttacttttaaaagaatgaaacaactcgaaacgtaatttacatattaaataatgctATCTTTTATAACGATTTCTTTCTCTGAAAAACTTTCTACTTTTagacaataaatataaaatgtaattttaccgTGTATAGTAAGTAAATCAATACTTGAtcaatacatattaaataatgctATCTTTTataacgatttctttttctgaaaaaCTTTCTACTAttcaacaataaatataaaatgtaattttaccaTGTATAGTAAGTAAATCGATACTTGAATTAACTTTTGATAAAAAGATTAATCCTTGATCCTTATTCGATAAATGAAAGATCTAAGTTTCATTTAGATAGTCTTGTAATGAATCACGGGCGTCTAGATGCATTTTCTTACTTTCCTGTCGCGAAGAATCTAGTTCTCGGCGAACTGGCGGAAGGAATTCGAGAAAACGAGCGGAACAAGTAATTGGATGAAAATTCTAGGGATTCTCGTTAAGAGGATTCTTCTTCTGCATACCAGATACATAACTCGATCCGATGCgggattatattttattttataattcgtataaaattttctaaatatctcAAATTCATATTAATCACCACTACTGATTTTCATGCGCaatttacgtttttatttgaccgacttcgaaaaggaagaggttacTCAATGTATACTCacacatgtatattatatataatatatattgagtaacctcttcctttataaatgtacatataaataaataaatacgtttatatatatatatatatatatatatatatatatatatatatatatgtgttcgaaaaggaagaggttacTCAATGTATACTCACACATGTATACAATGtataaacatgtatattatatatataatatatattgagtaacctcttcctttataaatatatatataaataaatatatttctatttataaataaatatatatatgttttggTTACTCAATGTAtacttatacatgtatacaNNNNNNNNNNCTCAATGTAtacttatacatgtatacaatgtatagacatgtatattatattataaataaatgtatatacatatatacaatatacacgtcgaattgagtaacctcttcctttataaatgtatatataaataaatatacttatatttataaatatacatatatatttataagtgtatttttaattcaatcttAAACTGGAAATACCCATTGTAATACAAACGTATCAGATGTATTTCGCACAAGACCGTcaggtattattatttcgtttatttacgACAAATGTTTTAATTCGCACCTGTGCATCGGTTCCACCTGACGTGTTGTGAAGATTACTGTTGTGCGTGGTCGTCGAAGACGAATTCGGTGGGTTCCCCGAATTACCGACACCCACATTGTTCTCGTTCCTCTCCATTCTTACGTATCGGAAAACCTCGTCTTAAAATCCGACGTTTTCCCTCTTCAACGTCCTCGAAGACACATCGTCGCTACATACATTCTACATGTACTTTCTACGTATACTTTCCTCAAAGTCGCATCGATATCGTTTAGATCACAAAGATCGAGAACGTTCCTTCTCTCGATCTACGCTTACATAAagtcgtaattatttatacgaaacggataaatatatcatacgatttatatataatcgatatcgatcgctgaatcttttgtttcttgaaatttaCGAAGCTCCACGTCCGATGGTTTTCTTATTCAAAGCATTCTCCTTCGGAATTCCCCTTACTTCCGGTTTCCTCTTCTCGACCTACAATTTCGTCGCATAcgcttttcttcttcttcctttcttaCTAAAAATTCTTCTCTGCAGAGTCTTCATGAGTCGTTCCACGGTAGTAATTCTCATCTTCTCTCTTCGACATTTTTCTCGGAGATTTTATATCGTATCGCTCTTCCTGAAATTATCTCGGAGGCTTTCTCCATCTAAAAGTGCCATCGAATTAATCCTTTATTAACGGGGCATTTCGTTGTGAACGCACGAAAAAGAAGcatatattcaataatttttttctcaggaactattgcataaaattgaacgaatgtTTTCCCCCTTAAAGGTGttccctttcaaggtgttacaacatttttggaacaccctgtatattttgtacaagatgaatattaaataaaaatactttgatgatttttgtcactcctttcaaTTCGCTCAacgctactaaaaaaatgtcttgcatctcagcaaaaattgcttccatttgttaaCGACATCAtcagtctgtaaaaagttTTACTTGCTATAGTTttagtaattttcgtagaccgcggggccGGAACCTGCCTCGCGCCGGCCCTGTAGTCtattaaactttttcgattttctgtttcggATTACCAGGAGTGCCAAAATCGTCTGCGCCAGCGATTAACTTTTCGCACACGTGCATActatttcgtaaataaataacgaaatattttttacgaaacaagaaaaaaaaacaaaattttttattcactttccttaatcatacctttaaggggagaaaacattcgttcaattttatgcaacggttcctgagaaaaaaattattgaagatATGCTTTTTCTTGTCCGTTCGCAGTGAAATGCTTCTTTATTAATCATGTTAGAAGATATCGTAAAGTATGCATGAAAATGGTACAAACATAGGCGTCGCAACGGACGTAGGAGCAATTAATCCCACGCGAATCCCCGCCAACGTTACTTTTCCTTCGTCTATCCTATTATACTTTTGTCGCATACCATACTGGGACGATCTCTATTCCGTAGAATCGCGCGGCCTCGTTTTCCCGACGCGAGAGAGTTTTCCCAATCACGTTTAAAGCGGTATGCGCACGCAACACAACAGCGGGGAATTCAAAGCGACGCGCAGTTATGGAATTCCATTTTCCTTTCGAGTGATCAGACCTTCACTTTCCACGTCGTTCTAATTCCATGTTTCACGCTCGACGTTTTTCCGCGGTGATCTTGAATATTTCGTTCGATCTCGAACGAAATGATTTCGTTCTCTTTCCTCAGCCGTTTCATGCGACACGGTGTCCTTTTGTTGCTACTCGAAAATTATTCCAATCATTCGTAAtaatctgttttattttatctaataCTCTGTTTAGATTTTATCGCTCTGGAATAATCTCTCGTCTAGTTTCTCTGCGTGATTTtccattattgttattttacttcttatttttactttaaacgaataattaaacgaataaacagTGTCAATTCTCAAAATTGTCAATTTGTTATTCGTCGATTCTCTTCGCTTCGGATAAGCAACTTCgtatcaatttttcgttatttgcGAGCCGCAGTccgtggaatttttaattatctccTTTTAAAGGTTTCTTTGGCGGAGGTTGCTTGGAGAAGCTTTTACGTTTGCCTAACTTTTTCACAGATCTTCTATATAGAGCGTACATAGGAGACCATTATCTTCTAGCACACAATACTGTAAATTGATAAAATCAGGCGTCAGGGACGTCGCTTACGTTATTAAGCATCCTTTATGTTTGTTTACGTTGAGGATAGAAtatacgaacaaatttttttttaacgtttcattCGATTTTCAAGGTAAACAGAGTTTGAAGAAAGGTGATCATTATTCACGTGGCACGACGGCGATCGACTCGttcggaatttttttcttacatacTTCAATTTAACCGTGGaccaattttatattcgattaaATGTACTTCCTATTATTAAACTTAATATTCAATCTTTTGTAACTGTagtttaacactttcgctgcggacgaaaataagtagccgttccCTGGaagctgcaattatgatattttttttaatgaaaaattacttacaaatgttccaatattattattttgaaaaatatatattagatTTTCTAGATTTTCAACCTATTGCgttctatctatctatctatctattctattctattctattaaatataatatgattgccgaacaaaagaaatgaaaactgaaaaataataaaaacagcCATATATTTTCCgttggacgcacatgtgcatccgcagcgaaagcgttaaatgaaaatatttatacgtcattggattattaattttctagatTTCAATCTATTGCGTGCTATCTATNNNNNNNNNNACGTATGGGGTTAAAAGTTAACGTTAGGTGGAATTTCTTCAGAAAATCACCACTTGTTGCACAGAGATGCAACCTACAGTGATggacaaaaccctaggcttcgattaaatctgaagtttgccaatgtgtttctctcgtttccttctttggaaaatgttcaaaagaagaaacgagacaaacgtatcgacaaacttcagatttatcgAGGACTAggattttgctcatctctgccTATAGAATCTGAGAGTTTTTGCGCCCTCGGTATTCCACGGTTTCGTTCCATAACCCGAACTACCATTTTCCAAACTCGATCTGGATCTACAAGGACAAGTTCGAACCACTTGTAAACAGAACTTGTATACCGAGCAAGCGGGGAAACTTCGAGTGAAAAGTAATCTCGCTACGCTTGAAAAATCACTACCACGTTGTGTCAGCAGGGAACGAATTCCAATGATCCGAGTCACCCTCGTCCCGTCTAAAGAACTGTGAGAAAATTCTTTCGGAAACCAAAGGAAGCACCGCGACTTCCTCGACATCCAACAAAGAAGGACTCGACGATCGCGATTAAAACATCTTCAGATCTTTagtttttcaactttttagGCATCGTTTCATCTAAAATTTCAGCAGTTTGCATTTAAAGATCGAATAAACGAAAACTTTTAATGCTTCGTTCACATCGATCCCAAATCTCAGCAATTGTTTACACTTGAAAATCGAACGTCGTTAATACAATCACTGCTTTAAACCTATCCATActaattaaacagaaatcaaatttaacgtAAGAAAACCGAACTGTACCATGAAATCTTCACAGTTCGTCCTCTCTAAACTAAAACTACATCTACGCTAAAAATCCTCGCGTCAACGAATCCTATAGAATCCCATAGAATTCTACTACACGTACTCCTGCAAAAGCCATCGAACTCCATCCTCTAAACGTAAAAGAAaggatgataaaaaaaaaatcgaggcGAAGGTCATCTAACATCCATACCTTCCAAAATCCTTAAAAACGTAAACGAGAAAACGTCTCGCGTGATGTCGAAAGTGTAGAGGCACGTAAATCTTACAGCGTTTGGAATAGAATATCCACGTATCGGAATTCCAAACGCGAGGCACACACAACGTTTAACACCACTTCGAGATTAACTTCCACTTCGAGATTCACGACGAGAAACTTCTGGTGTCGATGGTCGTTTACTAGCGCGCACGCGAACCCGTCTCGGTACGCACTGATCGAACGTTAATAAAAGTAGAGAGGCTAATCTCGCCAcggaaagtaaagaaattctCTTTCCCCGAAGATCGGCGCGTAGCTCGCCGAGCGTGGCTTGGCCGCGGCAGGTCGAACGCAGAGATCGGATGAGAAACGGGCTTGGCGGCTGCGGGGAAGAGCACGGGACACGTACAGACTCACCGGGAGCTTGGTCGCGAGTGAACGTGTCGCGAGGAGTGGGGGACGCTGGTGGGGACTGACGAACCTGCGCAACGGGGaccgggggggggggtgtaGTGGGGAGTGGTGGGGGGCCGTCGTAGCATACGCGTGCCTGCGCACCGGTTTTCGGCTTCGCTAGTGATGGGCCCGATCTCGAGAGGACAACTTCACTTGTTATTCATTAAATGttcattgaatttcattcatgttcacgaaattcattctttgccttttcattttcaattatttataaatttaggccgagtaaaatatttataccttttgttacgttaaattagAAATCTTGTAAGTTCTCGAACTGATTTATCTACAATGAAGCTATActgggtgtcccaaaaatgttgtaacaccttgaaaggggtggttcgggaggtgatttgttcgtgaaattcattctttgcctttgc is a window from the Hylaeus volcanicus isolate JK05 chromosome 7, UHH_iyHylVolc1.0_haploid, whole genome shotgun sequence genome containing:
- the LOC128879286 gene encoding tight junction protein ZO-1 isoform X3; the protein is MERNENNVGVGNSGNPPNSSSTTTHNSNLHNTSGGTDAQNGDRGWEVHHVTVTRVPGYGFGIAVSGGRDNPHFTNGDPAIAISDVLKAGPAEGKLQVNDRIISANGISLEGADYGAAIRVLRDSGSTVLLVVKRRAASNSSGILGNPTLQSHRLTLTRNNKKDDFGIVLGCRLYVKEVTRENTGVKPGDVLTRIGSVATDNMSLKEAKKLMDQCKDRLSIVVTRDNSCCHAQQQVKSETGEYLSGTTSYSSQNLYVPPPTRQPIEDKSNLVPRGRTRGPLMDVSLSQLDLPATPTVDPPRPPPPRPEDYYSTRRQLYDEDLSRNKLPMPDPRFITFQKEGSVGVRLSGGNETGVFVTAVQAGSPASLQGLQPGDKILKINDMDMKGVTREEAVLFLLSLQEQIDLIVQHRRQEYDQVVASGKGDSFHIKTHFHYEQPQKSEMSFRSGDVFHVVDTLHNGVVGSWQVFRIGRNNQEVQKGIIPNKARAEELATAQFNATKKEQSASESRGSFFRRRRSSHRRSKSLGRDHWDDVVFSDSVSKFPAYERVILRHPGFVRPVVLFGPVADLAREKLLKDFPDKFTSPQMENQLDDSVGKNTKSSGIIRLSAIREVMDRGKHALLDITPNAVDRLNYAQFYPIVIFLKAETKQIIKEMRAGIPKSAHKSSKKLLEQCQKLDKIWGHIFSAVITLTTPEAWYRKLRELIDRQQQGLLWMSQTKPEEALSDDFLFPMTSRLSYASSPESDLELSPAPALPGALGAPSRLKSSSDPSIATQDDIAAPPPYSTTYQQSFEQPKRRSQGGMGDGKYGFSLSGQISNQSGSPEYLGGSFEPRTSHHSPPDLPPRVDRNAKPNNQSGRNTIGRSAQERLLNKTDSVLDVANYINATPHKANATSSLERTQPKAGSYDSMSSYDSYNNTNGNASYGAPGLNTSTGRLGPNVPDDLKSSGGPTRSHDPYRFTRSTAQPIPGHDSQTRTDYAKYSRTTDYKSITLPQNKPGGSYKPIPPPKPKNYRPPQTNLTQQENNGNDGSNTHQHSKSYSIATSHVESNNNVQRNSGQYYYNIPPPNRHDSNLGNSHHNLSHLSTPAHNHSLSHTHAHCTPPISAAHSHSNSASQLSLGLSHNRNNVSHNGYVVNNGHNASAQSFQTSPGHNREPSGLDLAGSREQRGSAFELYRKPVHHYNASTFPT
- the LOC128879286 gene encoding tight junction protein ZO-1 isoform X4 produces the protein MNGDRGWEVHHVTVTRVPGYGFGIAVSGGRDNPHFTNGDPAIAISDVLKAGPAEGKLQVNDRIISANGISLEGADYGAAIRVLRDSGSTVLLVVKRRAASNSSGILGNPTLQSHRLTLTRNNKKDDFGIVLGCRLYVKEVTRENTGVKPGDVLTRIGSVATDNMSLKEAKKLMDQCKDRLSIVVTRDNSCCHAQQQVKSETGEYLSGTTSYSSQNLYVPPPTRQPIEDKSNLVPRGRTRGPLMDVSLSQLDLPATPTVDPPRPPPPRPEDYYSTRRQLYDEDLSRNKLPMPDPRFITFQKEGSVGVRLSGGNETGVFVTAVQAGSPASLQGLQPGDKILKINDMDMKGVTREEAVLFLLSLQEQIDLIVQHRRQEYDQVVASGKGDSFHIKTHFHYEQPQKSEMSFRSGDVFHVVDTLHNGVVGSWQVFRIGRNNQEVQKGIIPNKARAEELATAQFNATKKEQSASESRGSFFRRRRSSHRRSKSLGRDHWDDVVFSDSVSKFPAYERVILRHPGFVRPVVLFGPVADLAREKLLKDFPDKFTSPQMENQLDDSVGKNTKSSGIIRLSAIREVMDRGKHALLDITPNAVDRLNYAQFYPIVIFLKAETKQIIKEMRAGIPKSAHKSSKKLLEQCQKLDKIWGHIFSAVITLTTPEAWYRKLRELIDRQQQGLLWMSQTKPEEALSDDFLFPMTSRLSYASSPESDLELSPAPALPGALGAPSRLKSSSDPSIATQDDIAAPPPYSTTYQQSFEQPKRRSQGGMGDGKYGFSLSGQISNQSGSPEYLGGSFEPRTSHHSPPDLPPRVDRNAKPNNQSGRNTIGRSAQERLLNKTDSVLDVANYINATPHKANATSSLERTQPKAGSYDSMSSYDSYNNTNGNASYGAPGLNTSTGRLGPNVPDDLKSSGGPTRSHDPYRFTRSTAQPIPGHDSQTRTDYAKYSRTTDYKSITLPQNKPGGSYKPIPPPKPKNYRPPQTNLTQQENNGNDGSNTHQHSKSYSIATSHVESNNNVQRNSGQYYYNIPPPNRHDSNLGNSHHNLSHLSTPAHNHSLSHTHAHCTPPISAAHSHSNSASQLSLGLSHNRNNVSHNGYVVNNGHNASAQSFQTSPGHNREPSGLDLAGSREQRGSAFELYRKPVHHYNASTFPT
- the LOC128879286 gene encoding tight junction protein ZO-1 isoform X2, with protein sequence MKIFGKLFHSGKRKKKGRVAKKDLLRKKSHVPHDSFLLAGSQSKRHRRREKNGDRGWEVHHVTVTRVPGYGFGIAVSGGRDNPHFTNGDPAIAISDVLKAGPAEGKLQVNDRIISANGISLEGADYGAAIRVLRDSGSTVLLVVKRRAASNSSGILGNPTLQSHRLTLTRNNKKDDFGIVLGCRLYVKEVTRENTGVKPGDVLTRIGSVATDNMSLKEAKKLMDQCKDRLSIVVTRDNSCCHAQQQVKSETGEYLSGTTSYSSQNLYVPPPTRQPIEDKSNLVPRGRTRGPLMDVSLSQLDLPATPTVDPPRPPPPRPEDYYSTRRQLYDEDLSRNKLPMPDPRFITFQKEGSVGVRLSGGNETGVFVTAVQAGSPASLQGLQPGDKILKINDMDMKGVTREEAVLFLLSLQEQIDLIVQHRRQEYDQVVASGKGDSFHIKTHFHYEQPQKSEMSFRSGDVFHVVDTLHNGVVGSWQVFRIGRNNQEVQKGIIPNKARAEELATAQFNATKKEQSASESRGSFFRRRRSSHRRSKSLGRDHWDDVVFSDSVSKFPAYERVILRHPGFVRPVVLFGPVADLAREKLLKDFPDKFTSPQMENQLDDSVGKNTKSSGIIRLSAIREVMDRGKHALLDITPNAVDRLNYAQFYPIVIFLKAETKQIIKEMRAGIPKSAHKSSKKLLEQCQKLDKIWGHIFSAVITLTTPEAWYRKLRELIDRQQQGLLWMSQTKPEEALSDDFLFPMTSRLSYASSPESDLELSPAPALPGALGAPSRLKSSSDPSIATQDDIAAPPPYSTTYQQSFEQPKRRSQGGMGDGKYGFSLSGQISNQSGSPEYLGGSFEPRTSHHSPPDLPPRVDRNAKPNNQSGRNTIGRSAQERLLNKTDSVLDVANYINATPHKANATSSLERTQPKAGSYDSMSSYDSYNNTNGNASYGAPGLNTSTGRLGPNVPDDLKSSGGPTRSHDPYRFTRSTAQPIPGHDSQTRTDYAKYSRTTDYKSITLPQNKPGGSYKPIPPPKPKNYRPPQTNLTQQENNGNDGSNTHQHSKSYSIATSHVESNNNVQRNSGQYYYNIPPPNRHDSNLGNSHHNLSHLSTPAHNHSLSHTHAHCTPPISAAHSHSNSASQLSLGLSHNRNNVSHNGYVVNNGHNASAQSFQTSPGHNREPSGLDLAGSREQRGSAFELYRKPVHHYNAS